A single Paraburkholderia sp. FT54 DNA region contains:
- a CDS encoding site-2 protease family protein has protein sequence MDSSLIQTIAVYALPVIFAITLHEAAHGYVARWLGDNTAYVLGRVSVNPMRHIDPLGTIAIPLLLYFATSGAFMFGYAKPVPVAFGNLRNPRWGSLWVAAAGPACNFVQAVIWGLFGVALAVLNVNEPFFTRMAGAGVGVNLVLGVLNLFPLPPLDGGRVLMALLPRRQSITLSRLEPYGFFIVMALVMTGTLTRYWLNPLVTIGYSAITAILTPLVSLF, from the coding sequence ATGGATTCTTCCCTGATACAGACCATTGCGGTGTACGCGCTGCCGGTGATTTTCGCCATCACGCTGCACGAAGCCGCCCATGGCTACGTCGCGCGCTGGCTCGGCGACAATACCGCCTACGTGCTCGGCCGCGTCTCCGTCAATCCGATGCGGCACATCGACCCGCTCGGCACGATTGCGATTCCCTTGCTGCTGTACTTCGCCACCAGCGGCGCGTTCATGTTCGGTTACGCCAAGCCGGTGCCGGTCGCGTTCGGCAACCTGCGCAATCCGCGCTGGGGCAGTTTGTGGGTCGCGGCGGCGGGTCCGGCCTGCAACTTCGTGCAGGCGGTGATCTGGGGCCTGTTCGGTGTCGCGCTCGCGGTGCTGAATGTCAACGAGCCTTTCTTCACGCGTATGGCGGGCGCGGGCGTCGGCGTGAATCTGGTGCTCGGCGTGCTCAACCTGTTTCCGCTGCCGCCGCTCGACGGCGGCCGTGTGCTGATGGCGCTGTTGCCGCGGCGGCAGTCCATCACGCTGTCGCGCCTCGAACCGTACGGCTTTTTCATCGTGATGGCGCTGGTCATGACGGGTACGCTCACGCGATACTGGTTAAACCCGCTGGTCACGATCGGCTACAGCGCGATCACCGCTATTCTGACTCCCCTTGTTTCGCTTTTCTAG
- a CDS encoding tryptophan--tRNA ligase → MFPDRIFSGMRPTGSLHLGHYHGVLKNWVRLQSEYPCFFCVVDWHALTTHYETPEVIEKNVWDVLIDWLASGIDPAQATLFIQSKVPEHAELALLLGMSTPLGWLERVPTYKEQQEKLKDKDLSTYGFLGYPVLMAADILLYRGSLVPVGEDQVPHVEMTREIARRFNYLYGREPGFEEKANDAAKKLGGKRSKLYHELRNAYQQEGDDEALEQARAMLQESQSLSMNDRERLFGYLEGSRKIILVEPQAMLTEASRMPGLDGQKMSKSYGNTIGLREDAETITKKVRTMPTDPARVRRTDPGDPDKCPVWQLHQVYTDEATHEWVQKGCRTAGIGCLECKQPVIEGILREQQPMLERAQKYMDDPSLLRAIVADGCDKARRFATETMREVREAMGLSYN, encoded by the coding sequence ATGTTCCCAGACCGTATCTTCTCCGGCATGCGGCCCACCGGGTCGTTGCACCTCGGCCACTATCACGGCGTGCTGAAAAACTGGGTGCGGCTGCAGTCCGAATACCCGTGTTTCTTCTGTGTGGTCGACTGGCACGCGCTGACGACGCACTACGAAACGCCCGAAGTGATCGAAAAGAACGTCTGGGACGTGCTGATCGACTGGCTGGCCTCCGGCATCGATCCGGCGCAGGCCACGCTGTTCATCCAGAGCAAGGTGCCCGAGCATGCCGAACTGGCGCTGTTGCTCGGCATGAGCACGCCGCTCGGCTGGCTCGAACGCGTGCCGACCTACAAGGAACAGCAGGAGAAGCTGAAGGACAAGGATCTATCCACCTACGGCTTCCTCGGCTATCCGGTGCTGATGGCGGCGGACATTCTGCTGTATCGCGGCTCGCTCGTGCCGGTCGGTGAAGACCAGGTGCCGCACGTCGAGATGACGCGTGAGATCGCGCGCCGTTTCAACTACCTGTATGGCCGCGAACCGGGCTTCGAAGAGAAAGCCAACGACGCCGCGAAGAAGCTCGGCGGCAAGCGTTCCAAGCTTTATCACGAACTGCGCAACGCCTACCAGCAGGAAGGCGACGACGAAGCGCTCGAACAGGCGCGCGCCATGTTGCAGGAGTCGCAGAGCCTGTCGATGAACGACCGCGAACGTCTGTTCGGCTACCTCGAAGGTTCGCGCAAGATCATTCTGGTCGAGCCGCAGGCCATGCTGACGGAAGCGTCGCGCATGCCGGGTCTGGACGGCCAGAAAATGTCGAAGTCGTACGGCAACACGATCGGCCTACGTGAAGACGCGGAAACCATCACGAAGAAAGTGCGCACCATGCCGACCGATCCGGCGCGCGTGCGCCGCACCGATCCGGGCGATCCGGACAAGTGCCCGGTGTGGCAGCTTCATCAGGTCTACACGGACGAAGCCACGCACGAGTGGGTGCAGAAGGGCTGCCGGACGGCAGGCATCGGTTGTCTCGAGTGCAAGCAGCCGGTGATCGAGGGCATTCTGCGCGAGCAGCAGCCCATGCTCGAGCGCGCCCAGAAGTACATGGACGATCCGTCGCTGTTGCGCGCGATCGTCGCCGACGGCTGCGACAAGGCCCGCAGGTTCGCCACGGAAACCATGCGCGAAGTACGCGAAGCCATGGGCCTCTCGTACAACTGA
- a CDS encoding class I SAM-dependent methyltransferase, which produces MSTPATAMHGLGEPSPWVRDWAHLVAAGGAVLDVASGAGRHARFFASLGHPVTAIDRDTAALDALRGVPLVTPLEADLEGAAWPLSADAKFAAVVVTNYLHRPLFALLLRALAPGGVLVYETFAQGNESVGKPSNPAFLLAPGELLDRVRGQLRVVAFQDGFLAQPRPAYVQRICAIQEAERSDDPAQAAPPPCYELAG; this is translated from the coding sequence ATGAGCACTCCCGCTACCGCCATGCATGGATTGGGCGAGCCGTCGCCCTGGGTGCGCGATTGGGCGCATCTGGTCGCGGCGGGCGGCGCGGTGCTCGATGTCGCGTCCGGGGCGGGGCGGCATGCGCGGTTCTTTGCGTCGCTGGGGCATCCGGTCACCGCCATCGACCGCGACACGGCGGCGCTCGACGCGCTGCGGGGCGTTCCGCTCGTCACCCCGCTCGAAGCCGACCTCGAAGGCGCCGCGTGGCCGTTGTCCGCTGACGCGAAATTCGCCGCCGTCGTGGTGACGAACTACCTGCACCGGCCGCTCTTTGCGCTGCTGTTGCGCGCGCTTGCGCCCGGCGGCGTACTGGTTTACGAGACCTTCGCGCAAGGAAACGAAAGCGTTGGCAAACCCTCTAATCCGGCGTTTCTGCTGGCGCCCGGCGAGCTTCTCGACCGCGTGCGCGGCCAGCTCCGGGTGGTCGCTTTTCAGGACGGTTTTCTCGCGCAGCCGCGCCCGGCCTACGTCCAGCGGATCTGCGCAATCCAGGAGGCGGAGCGCTCAGACGACCCCGCGCAGGCGGCACCCCCGCCTTGTTACGAGTTGGCTGGGTAA
- the dapA gene encoding 4-hydroxy-tetrahydrodipicolinate synthase: MTNGNHSSNDSVQIRGSIPAIITPMLEDGSLDLPAFRKLIDWHVAEGTNALVVVGTSGESATLSVEEHVLMVKTAVEHTAGRIPVIAGSGGNSTTEAIELTQQAKEVGADATLQVVPYYNKPTQEGIYRHFAKIAETVDLPVILYNVPGRTVADMSNETILRCAQVPGIIGVKEATGNIDRAAHLIKSAPAHFGIYSGDDPTAIALMLLGGHGNISVTANVAPRAMSDLCKAALAADAKTAREIHLKLLSLHKNLFIESNPIPAKWALQQLGRVQGGIRLPLTPLDAQYHEVVRGALREAGLLG; the protein is encoded by the coding sequence ATGACTAACGGCAACCACAGCAGCAACGACAGCGTTCAGATTCGCGGCAGTATTCCTGCCATCATCACCCCGATGCTCGAAGACGGCAGCCTCGATCTGCCGGCGTTTCGCAAACTGATCGACTGGCACGTCGCGGAGGGCACGAACGCTCTCGTCGTGGTCGGCACGAGCGGCGAATCGGCCACGCTGTCGGTCGAGGAACACGTGCTGATGGTCAAGACCGCGGTCGAGCATACGGCGGGCCGGATTCCGGTGATCGCGGGCTCGGGCGGCAATTCCACGACCGAAGCCATCGAACTCACCCAGCAGGCCAAAGAAGTCGGCGCCGACGCCACGCTGCAGGTCGTGCCGTACTACAACAAGCCGACGCAGGAAGGCATCTACCGCCACTTCGCGAAGATCGCCGAAACCGTCGATCTGCCGGTGATTCTGTACAACGTGCCGGGCCGCACGGTTGCGGACATGAGCAACGAAACCATTCTGCGCTGCGCGCAGGTGCCGGGCATCATCGGTGTGAAGGAGGCGACCGGCAATATCGATCGCGCCGCGCATCTGATCAAGTCCGCGCCGGCGCACTTCGGCATCTACAGCGGCGACGATCCCACCGCGATCGCGCTGATGCTGCTCGGCGGCCACGGCAATATTTCGGTCACCGCCAACGTCGCCCCGCGCGCGATGAGCGATCTCTGCAAGGCTGCTCTCGCCGCGGACGCGAAGACCGCGCGTGAGATTCATCTGAAACTCCTGTCGTTGCATAAGAACCTGTTCATCGAATCGAACCCGATTCCGGCCAAATGGGCACTGCAGCAACTGGGTCGTGTGCAGGGCGGAATCCGCCTGCCGCTCACGCCGCTCGACGCGCAATACCACGAAGTGGTGCGCGGCGCGCTGCGCGAAGCGGGCCTGCTGGGCTAG
- the bamC gene encoding outer membrane protein assembly factor BamC: protein MKRSALSLHATRMAALALALTTLAGCDTLNDWFASDRVNYKGAASAPPLAVPGDLSTTKTDERYVAPPANLALGGAQTRAVTAAGNSTEGQPNAQDPLGMHIERDGDRRWLVVDGRSPEQLWPQLQEFWQENGFALKTDAPATGIMTTDWAENRANIPDDWFRRTVGKVIDFAYSSGTRDSFRTLVSRAGDTTDISITHSAMEEVLTGQDKTSSRWEERPRDPALEALFLTKLMQKFGLTEAQSKQLLTDARTAVAPTTIDQSAGASTLDLPESFDRAWLRVGLALDRTNFTVDNRDRAKGIYYVRYADSMQELKKEGLFGKLFYSGNSSKKPAQEFLVNVRSKGDTVTQVAVLTANGQVDNSSDAQRIVTLLHAQLN, encoded by the coding sequence ATGAAACGTTCCGCACTCTCCCTCCACGCAACCCGCATGGCGGCGCTGGCGCTTGCCCTCACGACGCTCGCCGGCTGTGACACGCTGAACGACTGGTTTGCTTCCGACCGCGTCAACTACAAGGGCGCGGCAAGCGCGCCGCCGCTGGCCGTTCCGGGCGATCTGAGCACCACCAAGACCGACGAGCGCTACGTCGCGCCGCCTGCCAATCTGGCGCTGGGCGGCGCGCAGACGCGCGCGGTGACGGCCGCCGGCAATTCGACTGAAGGCCAGCCGAACGCGCAGGATCCGCTCGGCATGCATATCGAACGTGACGGCGATCGCCGCTGGCTGGTCGTCGACGGCCGTTCGCCGGAACAACTGTGGCCGCAGTTGCAGGAGTTCTGGCAGGAAAACGGCTTCGCGCTGAAGACCGACGCGCCGGCCACCGGCATCATGACGACCGACTGGGCTGAAAACCGCGCCAACATTCCGGACGACTGGTTCCGCCGCACGGTCGGCAAGGTCATCGACTTCGCGTATTCGTCGGGCACGCGTGACAGTTTCCGCACGCTCGTCTCGCGTGCGGGCGACACGACCGACATCTCCATTACGCACAGCGCCATGGAGGAAGTGTTGACGGGGCAGGACAAGACGTCGTCGCGTTGGGAAGAGCGCCCGCGCGATCCGGCGCTCGAGGCGCTGTTCCTCACCAAGCTGATGCAAAAGTTCGGCCTGACCGAAGCGCAATCCAAACAACTGCTGACCGACGCGCGTACGGCGGTTGCGCCGACCACGATCGATCAAAGCGCCGGCGCATCCACGCTTGACCTGCCGGAGTCGTTCGATCGCGCATGGCTGCGTGTGGGCCTCGCGCTCGACCGCACCAACTTCACCGTCGACAACCGCGATCGCGCGAAGGGTATCTACTACGTGCGCTACGCGGACTCGATGCAGGAACTGAAGAAAGAAGGGCTGTTCGGCAAGCTGTTCTACAGTGGCAATTCGTCGAAGAAGCCGGCTCAGGAATTCCTCGTCAACGTGCGCTCGAAGGGCGACACGGTGACGCAGGTGGCGGTGCTGACGGCGAACGGGCAGGTCGACAATTCGTCCGACGCGCAGCGCATCGTGACGCTGCTGCACGCGCAACTGAACTAA